From a single Salvelinus sp. IW2-2015 linkage group LG22, ASM291031v2, whole genome shotgun sequence genomic region:
- the LOC139022772 gene encoding segment polarity protein dishevelled homolog DVL-3-like: MRRHRRRRRKLKAPRMERSSSFSSVTDSTMSLNIITVTLDMEKYNFLGISIVGQSNEKGDGGIYIGSIMKGGAVAADGRIEPGDMLLQVNDINFENMSNDDAVRVLREIVHKPGPITLTVAKCWDPNPRGCFTLPRSEPIRPIDPAAWVSHTAAMTGAYPVYGMSPSMSTISSSISSSIPETERFDDFHLSIHSDMATIAKAMANLASGLEVRDRMWLKITIPSAFIGSDVVDWLYHHMEGFTDRREARXYASNLLKAGYIRHTVNKITFSEQCYYIFGDLCGNMASLSLGDHDGSSGASDQDTLAPLPHPGAAPWPLAFPYQYPIPHPYNPHPLHEPPRSQPGGGGSAGSQHSEGSRSSGSNRSGSKKEAAAEGAGGGESKSTGSGSESELRREKPPGERSVAVLLSEHSMRSTHSPNSLAQSVHSTHSHRGSLVYGPPGLPAQPPPSLPTTAPPGSPPGRDLASVPPELTASRQSFRMAMGNPSEFFVDVM; the protein is encoded by the exons ATGAGACGACATCGGCGGCGGCGGCGGAAACTCAAAGCGCCACGGATGGAGAGG tCGTCCTCTTTCAGTAGCGTCACAGATTCCACCATGTCACTGAACATCATCACTGTCACTTTAGATATGG AGAAGTATAACTTCCTGGGCATCAGCATTGTAGGTCAGAGTAACGAGAAAGGAGATGGAGGAATCTACATCGGCTCTATCATGAAGGGAGGGGCGGTGGCCGCCGACGGACGCATCGAGCCTGGAGACATGctgctgcag gtgAATGACATTAACTTTGAGAACATGAGCAATGATGATGCAGTAAGAGTACTGAGGGAGATTGTGCATAAGCCAGG TCCTATTACTCTGACTGTGGCTAAGTGCTGGGATCCTAACCCTCGAGGATGCTTCACACTGCCGAGGA GTGAGCCGATCCGTCCCATAGACCCTGCTGCCTGGGTGTCCCACACTGCAGCAATGACAGGGGCGTACCCAGTGTACGGTATGAGTCCTTCTATGAGCACCATCAGCTCCTCCATCTCAAGCTCCATCCCTGAGACTGAGC GGTTTGATGACTTTCATCTATCCATTCACAGCGACATGGCAACAATTGCCAAAGCGATGGCCAATCTAGCGTCTGGCCTGGAAGTGCGAGACAGGATGTGGCTCAAGATCACAATCCCCTCCGCCTTCATAG GCTCGGATGTGGTGGACTGGCTCTACCATCACATGGAGGGCTTCACTGACCGCCGTGAGGCCAGGAWGTACGCCAGCAACCTGCTGAAGGCCGGCTACATCCGGCACACCGTCAACAAGATCACCTTCTCCGAGCAGTGTTACTACATCTTCGGAGACCTCTGTGGCA aTATGGCTAGCCTCTCCCTGGGGGACCACGATGGGTCGAGTGGGGCGTCCGACCAGGACACCCTCGCTCCCCTGCCCCATCCTGGGGCTGCCCCCTGGCCCCTGGCCTTCCCCTACCAGTACCCAATCCCACACCCCTACAACCCACACCCTCTGCACGAGCCACCCCGAAGCCAACCTGGAGGGGGGGGCAGTGCAGGCAGCCAGCACAGCGAAG GGAGTCGTAGCAGCGGGTCCAACCGCAGTGGCAGTAAGAAGGAAGCGGCTGCTGAGGGGGCAGGCGGTGGGGAGTCCAAGTCGACAGGAAGCGGCAGCGAATCAGAGCTGAGGAGGGAGAAGCCCCCCGGCGAGCGCTCAGTGGCGGTGCTCCTTAGCGAGCACAGCATGCGCAGCACACACAGCCCGAACAGCTTGGCCCAAAGTGTCCACAGCACCCACTCCCACAGAGGTAGCCTGGTGTACGGACCCCCCGGACTGCCGGCTCAGCCCCCGCCCTCCCTACCCACCACGGCCCCCCCTGGGTCGCCCCCGGGCCGAGACCTAGCCTCTGTGCCCCCCGAACTCACCGCCTCGCGTCAATCGTTCCGCATGGCCATGGGCAACCCCAGCGAGTTCTTTGTCGATGTCATGTGA